One genomic segment of Pirellulaceae bacterium includes these proteins:
- a CDS encoding PSD1 and planctomycete cytochrome C domain-containing protein codes for MNLNSNRIKPDMNHQRWFKPLLIKLLLCCAAPLSLADDEPAAPLQNPTITEVQREFFEKKIRPVLAEQCLDCHNSINEKNGGLALDWSQPLRLGGDSGKVILPGDPDKSLLIQSIRHQAGVESMPDEAPKLVDSVIADFTEWVRMGAPDPRHTQPTAASLKKGVRSWDDVRDDRKKWWSFQAITNPEPPKVNNADWRHNPIDAFVYDSLKQQQLIPSDVADPHTLLRRVSLVLTGLPPSPDDVTTFTSSKDPNRYEKYVDTLLASKAYAERWAQHWMDWYRYSESHGSEGDPRIAFAPQYRDYLIRALQQDVPYDQLMIEHLAGDLLPNPRLNKETHVNESAIGPAHLRMNPFGYGVVDAYQELVNFTDNQVDVVSKATMALTVSCARCHDHKFDPVSQKDYTRFYGVMISNRPTTIVVDSQEKQRRHQDAIKQLKPQIKKAFATYWLSQMESLEDRLEKVESTKEQHESDALTPWLRMKEEGPEGFELYWTRLQGHVGRVKAHNKKVKEKATAYYDLRDSEVAATFFKTGNGSHLSPQPAGSFALRGQGENVFQGVYPAGVYSHLISDKHAAVMGSPRMTVSGNNLWVRAAGDKAKRRYAVRHYPFGGLLHDDHRLSQSLPVWQNSRKLAIWQGEKIHYEFRTARDVISGPGDERSWWGVSEILMGPEAPQSMGAPLSLWVATPPVDKASLLKSYQTTLQNILNKWMAGTVNDDEAEFLGQLLQRNVLNHNIKQLPENVVALVQQYRRLENDIPVPTRAPGVYESDPLDAPFLNRGDHQSEGEAVPRQFLEMFANKRYNKTNSGRLELAQDIVGDNNPLTRRVLVNRLWNYVFGAGLVTTTDNFGRMGGQPSHPELLDFLASDFKKKGWSLKRSLKLMVTSRTFKLSSQSTAAAKQVDPVNRYLSFYTPRRLDAEAIYDSLHFVAGQNKRAIYESVIRNRLHPFLTAFNRPVPLTTVSRRPSNNVPAQALSLMNGLAEDLSGDLLSRVNMKRDMDVVLRELFVTFYAREIRASERTLCQNFLGDNPNAEDWRRLIATLLNSKELIYVH; via the coding sequence TTGAATTTGAATAGCAATAGAATAAAGCCCGATATGAATCATCAACGCTGGTTCAAGCCACTTCTGATTAAACTCCTTCTATGCTGCGCGGCACCACTCTCGCTGGCGGACGATGAGCCTGCTGCGCCGCTGCAGAATCCGACGATCACGGAGGTTCAACGGGAGTTTTTTGAAAAGAAGATCCGCCCTGTGCTGGCCGAGCAATGCCTCGACTGCCACAACTCGATCAACGAAAAAAACGGTGGCTTGGCCCTCGACTGGAGTCAGCCTTTAAGACTGGGAGGGGATTCGGGGAAGGTGATCCTACCCGGTGATCCCGATAAAAGTTTATTGATCCAGTCCATCCGTCATCAGGCGGGGGTGGAAAGTATGCCCGACGAAGCGCCCAAGTTGGTTGACAGCGTCATCGCTGATTTCACAGAGTGGGTACGCATGGGGGCTCCGGATCCACGTCACACACAGCCCACGGCCGCGAGTTTGAAAAAAGGGGTGCGCAGCTGGGACGATGTGCGGGACGACCGTAAAAAGTGGTGGTCGTTCCAAGCGATAACCAACCCTGAACCACCGAAGGTGAATAACGCCGATTGGCGCCACAACCCCATTGATGCTTTTGTGTATGACAGTCTGAAACAGCAGCAACTGATACCCAGTGACGTCGCTGATCCACATACTTTATTGCGCCGGGTGTCGCTGGTGCTGACGGGGTTGCCTCCGTCACCTGACGACGTGACAACATTTACGTCGAGCAAAGATCCGAACCGCTATGAAAAATACGTCGACACATTGTTGGCCAGCAAGGCTTATGCGGAACGTTGGGCCCAACATTGGATGGACTGGTACCGCTACAGCGAAAGTCATGGCAGTGAGGGCGATCCCCGTATCGCATTTGCCCCACAGTACCGTGATTATTTGATACGGGCCCTGCAACAGGATGTGCCGTACGACCAGCTTATGATCGAGCATCTGGCCGGCGATCTGTTGCCGAACCCCCGACTCAATAAAGAAACCCACGTCAACGAATCAGCCATTGGCCCCGCACATCTGCGTATGAACCCTTTTGGTTATGGGGTGGTGGACGCCTATCAGGAATTGGTGAATTTCACCGACAATCAGGTGGATGTGGTGAGCAAGGCCACCATGGCTCTCACGGTGTCATGCGCCCGGTGCCACGATCACAAATTTGACCCTGTCAGTCAAAAGGATTACACCCGCTTTTATGGGGTGATGATCAGCAACCGCCCCACCACCATTGTCGTGGATAGCCAGGAAAAACAACGCCGCCATCAAGACGCTATCAAACAACTGAAACCTCAAATCAAAAAAGCTTTTGCTACCTACTGGCTCTCTCAAATGGAGTCACTTGAAGACAGGCTGGAAAAGGTAGAGAGCACCAAGGAACAGCATGAGAGTGATGCACTCACCCCATGGCTTCGGATGAAAGAGGAGGGGCCTGAAGGATTTGAATTGTATTGGACGCGATTGCAGGGGCATGTGGGGCGGGTGAAGGCGCACAACAAAAAGGTTAAAGAAAAAGCTACCGCTTACTATGATTTGCGCGACTCGGAGGTGGCGGCCACGTTTTTCAAAACAGGCAATGGCTCGCATCTATCCCCACAGCCTGCGGGCTCTTTTGCCTTGAGGGGGCAAGGGGAGAATGTTTTCCAAGGTGTGTACCCTGCCGGGGTGTACAGCCATCTCATCAGCGACAAACATGCGGCAGTGATGGGTTCGCCCCGTATGACGGTGTCAGGCAACAATCTCTGGGTACGCGCCGCCGGTGATAAAGCCAAAAGGCGTTATGCGGTTAGGCACTACCCGTTTGGAGGCTTGCTGCACGATGATCATCGCCTCAGTCAATCGTTACCCGTGTGGCAAAACTCGCGGAAGCTGGCTATCTGGCAGGGTGAAAAAATTCATTATGAATTTCGCACCGCTCGCGACGTGATCAGCGGACCGGGGGACGAGCGTAGTTGGTGGGGGGTGAGCGAGATTTTGATGGGTCCTGAAGCTCCGCAGAGTATGGGAGCCCCTCTCAGTTTGTGGGTGGCCACGCCCCCTGTGGACAAAGCTTCTTTGTTGAAATCGTATCAAACAACCCTACAAAATATTTTGAACAAATGGATGGCCGGCACGGTCAACGATGACGAGGCGGAGTTTTTGGGGCAGTTGCTGCAACGCAACGTGTTGAACCACAACATCAAACAACTACCTGAAAACGTGGTGGCACTGGTACAGCAATATCGCAGGCTTGAAAATGATATCCCCGTGCCCACCCGCGCCCCTGGAGTGTATGAGTCTGACCCGCTGGATGCGCCCTTTCTGAATCGTGGTGACCATCAAAGTGAAGGGGAGGCGGTGCCCCGGCAATTTTTAGAAATGTTTGCGAACAAACGTTACAACAAAACAAACAGCGGGCGGCTGGAGTTGGCGCAGGATATTGTGGGTGACAATAATCCCCTGACCCGACGTGTGCTGGTGAACCGTTTGTGGAATTACGTATTTGGCGCCGGCCTGGTGACCACCACCGATAACTTCGGACGCATGGGGGGGCAACCCTCGCACCCCGAACTGCTGGATTTTCTGGCCAGTGATTTCAAGAAGAAGGGTTGGTCGTTAAAGAGGAGCCTCAAGTTGATGGTGACCAGCCGTACTTTTAAATTGAGTAGTCAGAGCACTGCAGCCGCCAAACAGGTTGATCCTGTCAACAGGTACTTGTCTTTTTACACACCGCGTCGCCTGGACGCGGAGGCTATTTATGACAGTTTGCATTTTGTGGCGGGGCAGAACAAGCGCGCGATTTATGAAAGCGTGATCCGTAACCGCTTGCACCCCTTCCTGACGGCATTCAATCGCCCGGTGCCTTTGACAACGGTGAGTCGGCGACCCAGCAACAACGTGCCGGCCCAGGCCTTGAGTTTGATGAATGGGTTGGCGGAGGATTTGTCTGGCGATCTATTGAGCCGTGTAAATATGAAACGGGATATGGACGTCGTGTTGCGTGAGTTGTTTGTGACGTTTTATGCCCGTGAGATCAGGGCAAGCGAACGTACGCTGTGCCAGAACTTCTTAGGTGACAACCCCAATGCCGAAGACTGGCGTCGCTTGATTGCCACGTTGTTAAATTCCAAGGAGCTGATCTATGTCCATTGA
- a CDS encoding DUF1501 domain-containing protein: MSIDAFCRRRFMQLGFGSLGGLALSQLSAAETKPRHHHAKARSVILCYMSGGVSHVDSFDPKSQLKELHGKDMPGEILRTQFDNNGKIMQSPWTAKRHGESGLEMTNLFPRIAGCADDIALVRSMTANFSEHAQGNFFMHSGFPFLGLPSAGAWVNYGLGSANQNLPGYVVLNNKTGIPHGGKSIFGSGFLPATNGASFFNLDQEEVVSRVKPRRPLKEQRTSLEFLTQLDGAFAKRSAAEGEVQSAVKNYETAFRMQLAVPELMDLDKEPAYLKRAYGFENKDPLVAGYAHQCMVARRLVEQGVRFVELSCSNFKGDGQRPNPWDQHGNLPHGHKEMARQVDQPIAALINDLKQRGLLESTLIIFTGEFGRTPFSQGSNGRDHNPYGFSLWMAGGGIKGGSVHGATDDLGYHAIEDKATVFDLWATVLHQLGMDHEKLTYRYGGRDMRLTDVHGNVMTKILL; encoded by the coding sequence ATGTCCATTGATGCTTTTTGCCGTCGACGCTTCATGCAGCTGGGGTTTGGCAGCCTGGGCGGGCTGGCTCTGAGTCAATTGAGTGCGGCGGAGACGAAGCCCCGGCATCATCACGCGAAGGCGCGCTCGGTGATACTTTGTTATATGTCGGGTGGGGTGAGCCACGTCGACAGTTTTGACCCCAAGTCTCAGCTGAAAGAGCTGCATGGCAAAGACATGCCTGGGGAGATACTGCGCACCCAGTTCGACAACAACGGCAAGATCATGCAGTCGCCCTGGACGGCAAAACGACATGGCGAGTCTGGTTTGGAGATGACGAATCTCTTCCCACGCATCGCAGGCTGCGCCGATGACATTGCTCTGGTACGCAGCATGACGGCAAATTTTTCAGAACATGCCCAAGGGAATTTTTTCATGCATTCAGGCTTCCCCTTCCTGGGTTTGCCGTCGGCGGGGGCCTGGGTGAATTACGGTTTGGGCAGTGCGAATCAAAATCTCCCTGGTTATGTGGTGCTCAACAACAAAACTGGCATTCCCCACGGGGGCAAATCGATTTTCGGCAGTGGCTTTTTGCCTGCCACCAACGGTGCCTCGTTTTTTAATCTGGATCAGGAAGAAGTGGTGAGTCGTGTGAAGCCACGTCGGCCGTTGAAAGAGCAGCGTACGAGCCTGGAATTTTTGACGCAGCTGGATGGCGCCTTTGCCAAACGCTCGGCCGCAGAAGGGGAGGTGCAGTCGGCTGTGAAAAATTATGAAACCGCCTTTCGCATGCAATTGGCGGTACCTGAATTGATGGACCTCGACAAAGAACCGGCCTATCTCAAACGGGCTTATGGTTTCGAGAACAAAGATCCGCTGGTGGCCGGTTATGCGCATCAGTGCATGGTGGCCCGTCGCTTGGTGGAACAGGGTGTGCGCTTTGTCGAGTTGTCTTGCTCCAACTTCAAAGGAGACGGGCAACGGCCCAACCCCTGGGATCAACATGGCAACCTGCCCCATGGTCATAAGGAAATGGCCCGCCAGGTCGACCAGCCCATTGCGGCCCTCATCAATGATCTCAAACAGCGTGGCCTGCTGGAGAGCACCTTGATTATTTTTACCGGTGAGTTTGGCCGTACGCCGTTTTCACAGGGCAGTAATGGCCGCGATCACAACCCTTATGGTTTTAGTCTGTGGATGGCCGGCGGGGGAATCAAGGGAGGCAGCGTGCACGGGGCCACCGATGATCTGGGGTACCATGCCATTGAAGACAAGGCCACGGTGTTTGATCTGTGGGCCACGGTGTTGCACCAACTTGGCATGGATCATGAAAAGCTGACCTACCGTTACGGCGGGCGCGACATGCGACTGACCGACGTGCATGGAAACGTGATGACAAAAATCCTTCTCTGA